GTCGTCAAGGGAAAGTATCCTGAATTCGACGTCGAACCCTTTCAACCCGTAAACTGTTTCGGATTTTTCCCTGAGTTTATGGACATCTGCTTTTTTAGGATCGCGTTTCACTTCCGCCACTACAGCTTTCATGTTCATATCGTTCACGGCAATGATGTCGATCTCGTTCTGCCCTTTCCTGTCCCAATATGATCCTATGCTCGTCAGTCTTTCCTCCTCGGACATCTTCTCTTTGAAGTAATTCTCAAGCACAAATCCGCTGTATTGCGAATAATCGCTTTCTATCATCTCTTTCAAAAGACCATATTCGCCCCTCTCTATGAGCGACCGGTTTCCGCCGATGAATCTGAAGTAAAATCTCATGTAGTTGTCCGAGATGTGCCATCTGATACCCCTGCTGTTCTCTTTGGAAAAGATCGGTTTGTTCCTTGTTATAAGATTATACTCCTTCTCCAGGTTATCCAGGTATGAAATTGATTCCTTTCCTATCGCATCGTTTATCTCTCGGAGGGTATTATTTCCGGTAGCGATCAATTCCAGGATCGAATAATATGTTCCGTAATCCTTTCCGAACTCGGATATGAGAAGATCCCTCCCTTCGGTTAAGAACAGAGAATTCGGGCGGCAGATGCGTTCCAGCATCTTATCAAAAGAGGTCGCTCCAGCATCCATCAGCAGTTCGATGTACATGGGGACGCCCCCGGTTACCATGTAGAGGAAGAGCAGATCATCCGGAGAATATTCGGGATTGTGATCTTTGAGTATTCTTTTCACCACGCTTGGTTTGAAGGGACGGATGTTGAACTTTGAAGTGGCTCTGCCGAAAAGCGGTTCTTTGTATCTGTCGAAGATCCTGACCATCATCGAGTATATGGATCCGCTGACTATCAGATTCACCATGGATGCGGATCTATACGCATCCCAATGTTTCTGTATGCTGCTCGTTATGGATTTATCGGCCCTGTCTAATTCCTGGAATTCATCTATCACGAAGGTGAAGTTGTTCTTTGTACCGTATTCCATCAGCTCTTCGAAAAGGTCGCTGAAGCTGTCGCCTGATATTTTTATACCCAAGTATTTTTTTGTGTCCCTGATCAGCTCTTTACAGAGCATCGCTTCGCTTTTGCGTTCTGCGAAGAAATAAAGGAAGCTGTTTCCCTTTTCGGACTCCAGTATCAGCGCAGTTTTGCCTATGCGTCTTCTTCCTGTTATCACTGTGAAAGTGCCGCCTTTTTTTGACATTTCGCGAGTCTCTTTGAGGATCTCCAGCTCTGTCTCTCTGTCATAGAATTTCATCCGCAATATCTCCCCAAGACCATAATTAACATAATGACCGTTATCATAATGACCATTATTATAAATAAATATTTTCTTGTCCAGCAATACCGAAGTGCGTGAAATGCGCGTGTGCGGCCGATGAGAAGCACAGCATACGTTGCAGCGGGTCATCGGGAAGAAGGAGCCTTGGCCGAAGGTAAGCGACTGCAAGTATTCTCTATACTGGCACTATCTGAATTCTGTTAATTTAATGGCTATTAAATTAATGACCATTAAATTAACGGCCATTAATTTGTTTGGAAAGGGATAGTGATATATCTCTGATTCCAATCTACTGTTAATTCATGATTACGCTCGGCATCGAAGGAACGGCCCACACGCTCGGTGTAGGTGTGGTTGATTCTGAGAAGAAGGTCCTATCGAACGTGATAGACATGTTCAGGCCGCAGGAGGGCGGACTGCACCCGAGAGAGGCCGCCAACCACCATTCCGATGTTGTCTCCGCAGTTATAACAAAGGCCGCGGAAGAGGCGGGCGTATCGCTTAAAGAAATCGACTTGATATCGTTCTCCATGGGGCCGGGGCTCGGCCCCTGTCTGAGAGTCGCGGCGACGGCCGCCCGTTCATTATCTTCAAGGTTAGGGATACCCATAATGGGCGTGAACCACTGCATAGCGCACATCGAGATCGGGAATGCGACAACCGGCTGCGGCGACCCCGCGATGCTGTACGCTTCCGGGGGAAACACTCAGGTCATTGCTTATTCCGACGGAAGATACCGCATTTTCGGAGAGACCCAGGACATCGGCGTCGGGAACATGCTGGATAAATTGGGCCGCGAACTGGGCCTCGGATTCTACGCCGGACCCGTGATAGAGAAGCTCGCCAAGGATGGGGATAGGCTTCTGGATCTTCCGTACTCGGTCAAAGGGATGGATGTCGCGTTCTCCGGGATAATGACCTCCGCTCTTCTTATGAGGAAGAAAGGCCACAGTCTGGAAGACATAGCGTACTCTGTGCAGGAAACGGCCTTCTCGATGCTCACGGAGGTCATGGAAAGGGCGATGGCCCACATCGGTAAGGATGAGGTCCTCCTGGGCGGCGGAGTGGCGCAGAACCTCCGTCTGCAGGATATGATAAGGATCATGGCCGAGGACCGCGGGGCCGAGATGTTCGTTCCCGACAGAAGATTATGCATCGACAACGGCGCGATGATCGCCTGGCTTGGTAATATCATGTACAATTCCCGGATAAGGATGAACATCGAAGATACCGCCGTTAGGCAGAGATTCAGGACCGATGAGGTAGAGGCCGTATGGAGAATGTCCTGATCAGCGGCCGCGCTGTTTCCCTATGATCTTATCCAGATTCAGAAGGAACTCGTCGCATCTCTCCTTCTGACAAGAACCGCCGCTGGCTATCCGGTGTCCGCCGCCCCTTCCCCCAACGGACGCACAGGCTTCTTTCAATGCCGTCGAGAGATCCACTCCCTTATCCAAAAGGTCGAATGTCGCTCTTGACGAGATCTTCGCCATGTCCTCGGAACGGTTGATCCCTATCGTAGGTTTCGAGGGATTTCCAATGAACTGCATCGCGATGCTGCATATCATCCCGGTGAATCCGGAGGCCGAACTGTCGAACCATTGGATGTTGTCCATTTGATTGAGCCCGGCTCTCTGCAGCGACAGCACGGCATCCATTATCTGTTCCTTTGAGGTGTTCTCAAGCTCAGCCGCCTTCGACATGCTCTTCGGGTCTCCCATGCCGGCGGAGACCCCGACGCCGCCGAGACCCATGCGCCCGCATCCGTTCAGAAGCGACCCTAATGTCTCAGCGTCCGTATCCCAATCCTTAAGCTGATATCTTGTGCGGGAGATCTCAAGCATTGTTTGCAGGGAGACTACCTGTTCGACAAGTTTCAAAGCGATCAGGGACGACAGTTTTCTTCTTTCCTTCTCTGTCAGATCCTTGTAGAACTTCTCCCTCCCGATCCCGGCCGCATCAAGCAGACCGGCGACACCCTCCGCGCTGCCGCTTATCCCCGCCAGGTACGGTTCCGTCGAAAGAAAGAGCTCGGAGGTGAGCTGCCCGGAAGGTATCATCGATCCGTCCAGCGTTTTGATATATCCCTTTTCCGATCCTCCTTCGTAAAGGTAGACGTTCAGCCCCTTCAGGCCGTTGATGTGCTGTTTGTCCCCGGCGATCCCGGCGAACGCCACCTGGACCAGGTCCCAATTCTTTTTGTTCATGGTTATCGAGAACAGGAAGGCCATGGTCGCTCCGCAGCCGTCCGTCATTCCGTCGATACCGTAAAGGTGCGGGTTCGCGTGGCATATTCTTTTTGCCTGCTGTTCGGGAGCGTGGTGGTCCAGTACTACAACATCGCAGCTCAAAGCGTCCAGCTGCTCCACGTACGACGCGCCGAGGTCCGTGAGGATGATGCACTCCGAGGGGGTGTTCCTTATCATCTCCATGTTCTGATCGTTCAGGCTTGTCAGAAGGGTCACTCTGAAGGCCTTTCCGGCCCTCAGAAGGGTCTTTGCTATTATTGAGGCCGCGGATATCCCGTCGGCGTCATAGTGAGAGTAGACCTGAATGAAATCGTGGCCGTTGACTATGCCTACGGCATCGGATAAAGTTGTAAGAAGTTTGGAAGGTAGGACGGTATCGTCCATAAGACCCTCACTTGAGCATTATCTCTGCGTTTGCGAGAGAGTATTTCCAGTTTGCGGGAAGAACGCCGTTCCTTTTGTAGTAGCGTTCCAGCCTCCTGATCTTAGCTTCGATCAGGTGCAGTCCCCTCAGGTTGGAGACGTCCCCTCTGTTGTTCTTGACGTGAACGTTAAGAGAGATCGCTCTTCTCATAAGATTTGAAAGGTCTTCCGGAAGATTGGGCATTACTCCCTTCTCCTTCATGATCTCGGTGACGGTCTTCCCCGTTGCCAATCTGACACTGGGTATCCCGTACTGATCCCTGAGTACCAGCCCGATCCTAGCAGAGGTCATTCCCTGCTCGGTGAACTGTACGATGAGGTCCTCTATCTCGGTGGCTGTAAGAGGTACCCACTCCGGGTTCTCGGTTATCATGGGGCGTTGCGAACTGGATCTGCCCTTTCTTCTTGCGTGCATTCTTGCCATATTTTGATTCTCCGATCATTATATATGCGGCGAGGCTAGACACTCCAATTAAGAAGGAGTATTAAAAGATTCACCCTTATATTCACTTTTTAAGGGAGCGTACGACGGAACGCGCCCATGGTACTACCGTATCGTACTCGGACCTTTCGAAAGCGATCCTGTCCGGGACCTCCGAGAAAAGTTCGGAGTCCATCTCAGGCGAGCCGTTCACTTTATCGAGGAGAAGGCAGGCGCAGACCCGGCAGTGGCCGATGTCTTTGATCTCCAGGACCCTGATGTCATATCCCGCCTCTTCCAGGAATTCCCTCTTTGCCGCTTCCTCCGCCGATTCTCCCTCATTGATGCTTCCTCCCGGCATCTCCCACCCTTCGCGTTTCTTGTTGAAGACCATAAGAAAACGGTCGTCATCGAAGGCTACGGCATAAACGGTGGCCAAGTCACTTCCTCTTGATGACCATCATGCTGTGGGCGTTCTCGTACGGCTCCAGGTCCCTGGAATCCAGTATCTCGAACCCTCTTTCCCTCAGCTTGTTCTCGGATGCTTTATAGACCTCGGAAGGCTCCGAAGCGACATCCTCCGACCTGGCCTTGATAGCCACCATTCCCATGTCCGCATTGAAGAAGTCCATGTTGTTCGCGATTATCTCCGCCTGCCGTTTCTGCGCGACGTCAGCATAAACGAGATCCAGCAGCCCGACGGCGAACTGATACCCCTCCGGGTCGGTCGCGTCCCCTAGGATAGGTATCATGTTCGGCCGGGCGGCGCAGGTGTTCACAAGGTCCCTGAACATCCTCGGCGCGAACTCCACGCAGTAGATCTTCCCGTCCACGGCGATGTCCGAGATATGAGACGCGGTTGTCCCGCTGGAAGCACCCAGATACAGGATCCTGCTGTCGCTTTTTATCGGAAAGACCTCGCCGCCAGCTTTGATGTAAGCGGCGAGCTTGCTCTTTCTGGGATTCCATTCCCTGTATTCCTGGCCGGAGACCTTCACAAGCTTCTCCCCGTACACCCTTACTTCGGGGTTCGACGACAGCGTATAGAGTTTGTTGTTCTCGGAATATACTGAACCGCCTGTGCTGCCTACGGGGATCATTGGTTTGTAATGGGACTATGATTTAATAATTACTGTGTATAGAGAAAACAAAAAGGAGTACCCTCAGACTTATATACAAACTATGTGGATTTTCAATAGGTGGACGTAATTCACACAAAGGAGGAAAAATAATGGTTGACTTTAAAGCAAGGACCTCGATATTTGCGCTTATAGTTCTGATAGGCGGCATTATCGGGGCCGTAAGCGTATTCTTGGCATGGATAGATTTCTTTGGCTTTACCCGCAGCGGCTGGGAAATGATAAAGGACATATCCGAAAGCGCATCGCTGAGCGGGATCTCAGATAACTATCCCATGTACATGCCGCTGGTCGTCCTGATATTCTCTATCGGCGGACTGCTCAGCGGACTGTTCACAGTCTTAAAACCGGGGAGAATAGGCGGAGGAGGAGCCACAGTATGCGGGCTTCTCGTGCTGATAGCGGTAATCGTGTACGTTTGGTACTTCAATGACAATAATATCATGGAGTTCTTAGGCACAGGAGCCTACGCCGCCCTCGCCGCCGGCCTGATAATGCTGATATT
This genomic interval from Candidatus Methanoplasma cognatum contains the following:
- a CDS encoding ATP-binding protein; protein product: MKFYDRETELEILKETREMSKKGGTFTVITGRRRIGKTALILESEKGNSFLYFFAERKSEAMLCKELIRDTKKYLGIKISGDSFSDLFEELMEYGTKNNFTFVIDEFQELDRADKSITSSIQKHWDAYRSASMVNLIVSGSIYSMMVRIFDRYKEPLFGRATSKFNIRPFKPSVVKRILKDHNPEYSPDDLLFLYMVTGGVPMYIELLMDAGATSFDKMLERICRPNSLFLTEGRDLLISEFGKDYGTYYSILELIATGNNTLREINDAIGKESISYLDNLEKEYNLITRNKPIFSKENSRGIRWHISDNYMRFYFRFIGGNRSLIERGEYGLLKEMIESDYSQYSGFVLENYFKEKMSEEERLTSIGSYWDRKGQNEIDIIAVNDMNMKAVVAEVKRDPKKADVHKLREKSETVYGLKGFDVEFRILSLDDM
- a CDS encoding bifunctional N(6)-L-threonylcarbamoyladenine synthase/serine/threonine protein kinase yields the protein MITLGIEGTAHTLGVGVVDSEKKVLSNVIDMFRPQEGGLHPREAANHHSDVVSAVITKAAEEAGVSLKEIDLISFSMGPGLGPCLRVAATAARSLSSRLGIPIMGVNHCIAHIEIGNATTGCGDPAMLYASGGNTQVIAYSDGRYRIFGETQDIGVGNMLDKLGRELGLGFYAGPVIEKLAKDGDRLLDLPYSVKGMDVAFSGIMTSALLMRKKGHSLEDIAYSVQETAFSMLTEVMERAMAHIGKDEVLLGGGVAQNLRLQDMIRIMAEDRGAEMFVPDRRLCIDNGAMIAWLGNIMYNSRIRMNIEDTAVRQRFRTDEVEAVWRMS
- a CDS encoding 30S ribosomal protein S15; the encoded protein is MARMHARRKGRSSSQRPMITENPEWVPLTATEIEDLIVQFTEQGMTSARIGLVLRDQYGIPSVRLATGKTVTEIMKEKGVMPNLPEDLSNLMRRAISLNVHVKNNRGDVSNLRGLHLIEAKIRRLERYYKRNGVLPANWKYSLANAEIMLK
- a CDS encoding NUDIX domain-containing protein yields the protein MATVYAVAFDDDRFLMVFNKKREGWEMPGGSINEGESAEEAAKREFLEEAGYDIRVLEIKDIGHCRVCACLLLDKVNGSPEMDSELFSEVPDRIAFERSEYDTVVPWARSVVRSLKK
- a CDS encoding DHH family phosphoesterase; this encodes MDDTVLPSKLLTTLSDAVGIVNGHDFIQVYSHYDADGISAASIIAKTLLRAGKAFRVTLLTSLNDQNMEMIRNTPSECIILTDLGASYVEQLDALSCDVVVLDHHAPEQQAKRICHANPHLYGIDGMTDGCGATMAFLFSITMNKKNWDLVQVAFAGIAGDKQHINGLKGLNVYLYEGGSEKGYIKTLDGSMIPSGQLTSELFLSTEPYLAGISGSAEGVAGLLDAAGIGREKFYKDLTEKERRKLSSLIALKLVEQVVSLQTMLEISRTRYQLKDWDTDAETLGSLLNGCGRMGLGGVGVSAGMGDPKSMSKAAELENTSKEQIMDAVLSLQRAGLNQMDNIQWFDSSASGFTGMICSIAMQFIGNPSKPTIGINRSEDMAKISSRATFDLLDKGVDLSTALKEACASVGGRGGGHRIASGGSCQKERCDEFLLNLDKIIGKQRGR
- a CDS encoding fibrillarin-like rRNA/tRNA 2'-O-methyltransferase codes for the protein MIPVGSTGGSVYSENNKLYTLSSNPEVRVYGEKLVKVSGQEYREWNPRKSKLAAYIKAGGEVFPIKSDSRILYLGASSGTTASHISDIAVDGKIYCVEFAPRMFRDLVNTCAARPNMIPILGDATDPEGYQFAVGLLDLVYADVAQKRQAEIIANNMDFFNADMGMVAIKARSEDVASEPSEVYKASENKLRERGFEILDSRDLEPYENAHSMMVIKRK